Proteins encoded by one window of Pseudomonas coleopterorum:
- a CDS encoding MFS transporter gives MRINPPLVALAIGAFGIGVTEFAPMGMLPGIAADLGVSIPAAGLLVSAYALGVLLGAPLMTLTTGRIPRRYLLIGLMAIFTLGNLMSALATDYYSLMVARVVTSLNHGAFFGVGSIVAASVVAPQKRAGAVAAMFMGLTLATIGGVPLATWFGELFGWRTAFWGITGLGVLTMAALWFALPNLNTSQSVGAMAEIRVLGRGPVLGALALTVVGSSAMFTVFTYIAPILSSETHGSTAYITAMLVLFGVGLTLGNMWGGKAADRSVDRTLIVSLGVLILVLLAFTVLMRWAVPAALTILIWGIASFALVPPLQMRVMEAAKDAPNLASAVNIGAFNFGNAIGAALGGAVINAGLGYPAISLAGAAMAALGLLMVLAYAWRSRRIESAVV, from the coding sequence ATGCGTATCAATCCACCACTTGTCGCGCTCGCCATCGGTGCCTTCGGCATCGGCGTAACAGAGTTCGCCCCCATGGGCATGTTGCCGGGTATCGCTGCGGATCTGGGCGTTTCCATCCCCGCCGCCGGTTTGCTGGTCAGTGCCTATGCGCTGGGCGTATTGCTCGGCGCACCGCTGATGACCCTGACTACCGGCAGGATTCCCCGACGCTATCTGCTGATCGGGCTCATGGCCATTTTCACTTTGGGTAATCTGATGTCAGCCCTGGCCACCGATTACTACAGCCTCATGGTCGCCAGGGTGGTGACCTCACTGAACCATGGTGCATTTTTTGGCGTGGGTTCCATCGTCGCCGCCAGCGTAGTTGCCCCGCAGAAACGTGCCGGGGCGGTCGCGGCGATGTTCATGGGCCTGACCCTGGCCACCATCGGCGGTGTACCGCTGGCCACCTGGTTTGGTGAACTGTTCGGTTGGCGCACCGCTTTCTGGGGGATCACCGGCCTCGGCGTGCTGACCATGGCCGCGTTGTGGTTCGCCCTGCCCAACCTGAACACGTCGCAAAGCGTCGGTGCAATGGCCGAAATCCGGGTACTGGGACGTGGTCCGGTGCTGGGCGCGTTGGCCTTGACCGTAGTCGGATCGAGCGCAATGTTTACCGTCTTTACTTACATCGCGCCCATCCTCAGTAGCGAGACCCATGGTTCCACCGCCTATATCACCGCCATGCTGGTTCTTTTCGGTGTGGGGTTGACGCTGGGCAACATGTGGGGCGGCAAGGCCGCCGACCGCTCGGTAGATCGCACCTTGATCGTCTCGCTAGGCGTTCTGATTCTCGTCTTGCTGGCGTTCACCGTGCTGATGCGGTGGGCAGTGCCGGCTGCTCTGACCATCCTGATATGGGGTATCGCCAGTTTCGCCCTGGTGCCGCCGTTACAGATGCGCGTCATGGAAGCAGCGAAGGACGCGCCCAACCTTGCCTCTGCGGTGAATATTGGCGCCTTCAATTTCGGCAACGCGATTGGCGCAGCACTGGGCGGAGCGGTGATCAACGCTGGTTTGGGTTATCCGGCGATTTCCCTGGCCGGAGCGGCGATGGCCGCTCTGGGGCTGCTGATGGTATTGGCCTATGCCTGGCGTTCCAGAAGGATTGAATCGGCAGTGGTTTGA
- a CDS encoding LysR family transcriptional regulator, which translates to MDFNGRSGEMCVFTTVAQEGSLSAAARALGLTPSAVSRIITRTEQRLGARLLLRTTRAIAFTAEGEAFLRGARRILADMDEVEEAIADQGVPKGRLRVSAALGHGRLAIVPLVAAFSARYPNIVVDLSLGDEVVDILGGQADVAIRFGHLPDSPLTARRIGDTGQVVVASPEYLQRHGIPEAPEDLLRHNCLRFNFRRAEPNWPFIRDGKEFSLKVSGNIECSSGEALAQLARVGAGIARIGEFSVSEDLQRGALISLLEAWNPGDEEPIHAVFVGGAAMPARVRLFVDFLLEHHRM; encoded by the coding sequence GTGGATTTCAACGGCAGGTCAGGTGAGATGTGCGTGTTCACCACCGTGGCGCAGGAAGGCAGCCTATCGGCCGCCGCGCGGGCGCTGGGCTTGACACCCTCGGCAGTCAGTCGAATCATCACGCGAACCGAGCAACGTCTTGGCGCCCGCCTGCTGCTGCGTACCACCCGAGCGATCGCCTTCACTGCCGAGGGCGAAGCGTTCCTGCGCGGCGCCCGGCGTATCCTGGCCGACATGGACGAGGTCGAAGAAGCGATCGCCGACCAGGGCGTACCCAAGGGACGATTACGGGTCAGTGCCGCCCTTGGCCATGGGCGGCTGGCGATTGTTCCCCTGGTTGCAGCATTCAGCGCCCGTTACCCGAACATCGTCGTCGACCTTAGCTTGGGCGACGAAGTGGTCGACATCCTGGGTGGGCAGGCCGACGTAGCGATCCGTTTTGGCCATCTGCCCGACAGCCCGCTGACCGCGCGCAGGATCGGCGACACAGGTCAGGTGGTGGTCGCATCGCCCGAGTACCTGCAGCGCCACGGTATCCCCGAGGCGCCGGAAGACCTGTTGCGGCACAATTGCCTGCGCTTCAACTTCCGGCGTGCCGAACCCAACTGGCCGTTTATCCGCGATGGAAAAGAGTTTTCCCTGAAGGTCAGCGGCAACATCGAATGCAGCAGCGGTGAAGCGCTGGCACAACTCGCGCGAGTAGGTGCCGGCATTGCACGCATCGGTGAGTTCAGCGTGAGTGAGGATCTGCAGCGCGGCGCCCTGATTTCGCTGTTGGAAGCCTGGAACCCTGGGGACGAGGAACCGATTCATGCGGTATTCGTCGGCGGGGCGGCAATGCCGGCGCGGGTACGATTGTTCGTGGACTTCTTACTGGAACATCATCGGATGTAA
- a CDS encoding polyamine ABC transporter substrate-binding protein codes for MNMFKSLILCAAVISGMAHAEEKTLRVYNWFDYITPKALEDFKAQNSGLKLVYDIFDTNEALEAKLLTGNSGYDVVVPSNVFLAKQIEAGIFQPLDRSQLPNWNHLDPKLMKLIEANDPGNKFAVPYMYGTILIGFNPDKVKAALGADAPVDSWELIFKEENISKLKSCGVALLDSPSEILPLALKHLGLDPNSGNPKDYVKAETLLMKIRPYITYFHSSKYMADIANGDICVAVGYSGSFSQAANRAKEAKNGVTVDMRLPKEGAPIWFDMLAIPKGARNPQDAYTFINYLLQPQVIAPISDFVGYPNPNKDATEQVDPAIRNNPNLYPTEAAMTTLYTLKPLGRDAERARTRAWTKIKSGT; via the coding sequence ATGAACATGTTCAAGTCACTTATCCTCTGCGCTGCGGTTATCAGTGGCATGGCTCATGCCGAAGAGAAAACCCTGCGGGTCTACAACTGGTTCGACTACATCACCCCCAAGGCGCTGGAGGACTTCAAGGCGCAGAATTCTGGCCTTAAATTGGTGTACGACATCTTCGACACTAATGAAGCTTTGGAAGCCAAGCTGCTCACCGGCAATTCAGGGTATGACGTGGTAGTGCCATCCAACGTGTTCCTGGCCAAGCAGATCGAAGCCGGTATATTCCAGCCGCTGGACCGCAGCCAGCTGCCGAACTGGAACCACCTCGATCCCAAGCTGATGAAGCTGATCGAGGCCAACGATCCGGGCAATAAATTCGCCGTGCCTTACATGTACGGCACCATCCTGATCGGATTCAACCCGGACAAAGTCAAGGCCGCCCTGGGTGCAGATGCGCCAGTGGACAGCTGGGAACTGATTTTCAAGGAAGAAAACATCAGCAAGCTCAAGTCCTGTGGTGTAGCGCTGCTGGACTCACCCTCCGAAATCCTGCCCCTGGCCTTGAAGCACTTGGGCCTCGACCCCAACAGCGGCAACCCCAAGGACTATGTGAAGGCCGAAACTCTGTTGATGAAAATCCGCCCCTATATCACCTACTTCCATTCGTCCAAATACATGGCGGATATCGCCAACGGTGACATCTGCGTCGCGGTCGGTTACTCCGGCAGCTTTTCCCAAGCCGCCAACCGCGCCAAAGAGGCCAAGAACGGCGTGACCGTAGACATGCGCCTGCCAAAGGAAGGCGCCCCCATCTGGTTTGACATGCTCGCCATCCCCAAAGGTGCCAGGAATCCCCAAGACGCCTACACATTCATCAACTACCTGCTACAGCCGCAGGTGATCGCGCCAATCAGCGATTTTGTCGGCTACCCCAACCCCAACAAAGACGCTACCGAACAGGTCGATCCGGCGATTCGCAACAATCCCAACCTGTACCCCACCGAGGCCGCGATGACCACGCTCTATACGCTCAAGCCTCTGGGGCGTGACGCCGAACGCGCGCGCACGCGGGCCTGGACCAAGATCAAATCAGGCACCTGA
- a CDS encoding histone deacetylase family protein — MLTIYSDAHHLHHGRCELMDGQLMPCFEMPSRADHVLQRVRDRQLGDVQAPQDFGLEPLQRVHSREYLDFFKGAWARWTEFGQDGDLLPYTWPARTLRRVLPESLHGQLGYYSFDGGAPITAGTWQAAYSAAQVALSAQQAIQQGARSAFALCRPPGHHAAGDLMGGYCYLNNAAIAAQAFLDQDHKKVAILDVDYHHGNGTQSIFYARSDVLFTSIHGHPEGEFPFFLGYADESGEGAGVGFNFNYPLPAGSGWETWSAALEQACIEIDRYDADIIVVSLGVDTFKDDPISKFKLDSKDYLAMGARISRLGKPTLFVMEGGYAVEEIGINAVNVLEGFEGAAQ, encoded by the coding sequence ATGCTGACAATTTACTCGGACGCTCACCACCTGCACCACGGCCGCTGTGAGCTGATGGACGGGCAGTTGATGCCCTGCTTCGAAATGCCCTCACGCGCCGATCATGTATTGCAACGGGTCAGGGACCGTCAACTTGGCGATGTACAGGCGCCGCAGGACTTTGGTCTGGAACCGCTGCAACGCGTTCATAGCCGTGAGTACCTCGATTTCTTCAAGGGTGCCTGGGCCCGCTGGACCGAATTCGGTCAGGACGGCGACCTCCTGCCCTACACTTGGCCCGCCCGTACCCTGCGCCGCGTATTACCCGAAAGCCTGCATGGTCAACTCGGCTATTACAGCTTCGACGGCGGAGCGCCGATCACCGCCGGCACGTGGCAGGCAGCCTACTCGGCGGCACAGGTCGCGCTTAGCGCGCAACAAGCGATTCAGCAAGGTGCCCGCAGTGCTTTCGCCCTGTGCCGTCCGCCGGGACACCACGCAGCTGGCGACTTGATGGGCGGTTATTGCTACCTAAACAACGCCGCTATTGCCGCACAGGCCTTTCTTGATCAGGACCACAAAAAGGTCGCGATTCTGGATGTCGACTACCACCACGGCAACGGCACCCAGTCAATTTTCTATGCGCGCAGCGATGTGCTGTTCACCTCGATCCACGGCCACCCGGAAGGGGAGTTTCCGTTTTTCCTGGGCTATGCCGACGAGTCCGGTGAAGGCGCAGGTGTTGGCTTTAACTTCAACTACCCACTGCCGGCCGGTTCCGGCTGGGAAACCTGGAGCGCGGCGCTCGAGCAAGCCTGCATAGAAATTGATCGTTATGACGCCGACATCATCGTCGTCTCCCTGGGCGTAGATACATTCAAGGATGACCCGATCTCGAAATTCAAACTCGACAGCAAGGATTATCTGGCGATGGGCGCACGCATCTCCCGCTTGGGTAAACCTACGCTGTTCGTGATGGAAGGCGGCTACGCGGTGGAAGAAATCGGTATCAATGCCGTCAACGTTCTCGAAGGCTTTGAAGGGGCTGCCCAATGA
- a CDS encoding AraC family transcriptional regulator, which produces MLHSHLTTLNAVSLVLSTFKAQGWSAEALLAGSGICAADLNRADTRIATHQEMQVCANAVALQRDIGLIVGRRMHVSSYGMLGYALLTSATFGDALRLALRYPALLGTLFELSLEEDGERIWFTAGDYRENPALTAFNVELCLGSLKVICDDLLGHSLPLLGACFEHDAPDYQTRYAECFDCPLQFQATVNAFAFDKRWLAQPLPLADAVTHQAMTERCRKQNTEFTGREAWLGRIRLSLAAQLHAAPRLDMLARQMNCSARTLRRHLHDLGCSYQELLDELRFERAKQLLAEDRWPIYRIAEALGFSETASFRHAFVRWSGVAPSQFRA; this is translated from the coding sequence ATGCTGCACTCCCATCTCACCACCCTCAACGCTGTCTCACTGGTCCTGAGCACGTTCAAGGCGCAAGGCTGGTCCGCCGAGGCGCTGCTGGCCGGCAGTGGCATATGCGCAGCGGACTTGAACCGTGCCGACACGCGCATCGCCACGCATCAGGAGATGCAGGTGTGCGCCAATGCCGTGGCTCTGCAGCGCGACATCGGCCTGATCGTGGGGCGGCGTATGCATGTCTCATCCTACGGCATGCTCGGCTATGCCCTGCTTACCAGTGCCACTTTCGGTGACGCGCTCCGTTTGGCTCTGCGTTATCCCGCGCTGCTGGGAACACTGTTCGAGCTGAGTCTGGAGGAAGACGGCGAACGTATCTGGTTCACTGCGGGCGATTACCGCGAGAATCCGGCACTGACCGCCTTCAATGTCGAGCTGTGCCTGGGGTCGCTGAAAGTCATTTGCGACGACCTCCTCGGCCACTCACTGCCCTTGCTTGGCGCTTGCTTTGAGCACGATGCGCCGGACTATCAGACTCGCTACGCCGAATGTTTTGACTGTCCGTTGCAGTTCCAGGCCACCGTCAATGCCTTTGCTTTTGATAAACGCTGGCTCGCCCAGCCTTTACCGCTGGCTGACGCGGTAACCCATCAGGCCATGACCGAGCGCTGCCGAAAACAGAACACGGAATTTACCGGGCGCGAGGCCTGGTTGGGGCGGATCCGGCTATCGCTGGCTGCGCAACTGCATGCCGCACCTAGGCTGGACATGCTGGCCCGACAGATGAACTGCTCGGCGCGCACCTTGCGTCGACATCTGCACGACCTGGGCTGCAGCTATCAGGAACTGCTCGACGAACTTCGTTTCGAACGCGCCAAGCAACTGCTGGCCGAAGACCGGTGGCCCATCTACCGGATCGCCGAGGCTCTGGGCTTCAGCGAGACCGCAAGTTTTAGGCACGCTTTCGTGCGCTGGAGTGGCGTGGCGCCGAGCCAATTTCGCGCATGA
- a CDS encoding phosphodiesterase gives MLIAHLSDLHIRPQGILYQGLVDSNTMCEQAIAHLNSLMPRPDVVIITGDLVDEGLPQEYAMARTLLAGIKQPLLMIPGNHDDRNLMSSTFSQPYLSSTGNPWHFVADDLGPVRIIGVDVTVPQEHHGDMSEAAGAWLDAALAQEPTRPTLIMLHQPPFLSGIPYIDTYACRNSERLREVVQRYPAIERVVCGHIHRSMQLRFGGTVLCTAPSTTTAIGLALDAEAEEASYVEPPALLLHHWKVDTGLITHWVPIGTFRGPLPFA, from the coding sequence GTGCTGATTGCCCACCTTTCCGATCTGCATATCAGGCCGCAAGGCATTCTTTATCAGGGGCTGGTTGATTCAAACACGATGTGCGAGCAGGCTATTGCACACCTGAACAGCCTCATGCCGCGGCCCGATGTCGTGATCATCACCGGCGACCTGGTGGATGAGGGGCTACCGCAAGAATATGCAATGGCACGTACCTTGCTGGCGGGGATCAAGCAGCCGTTGCTGATGATTCCTGGCAATCATGATGACCGAAACTTAATGAGTTCTACCTTTTCCCAGCCGTATCTCTCTTCAACGGGAAACCCGTGGCACTTCGTCGCCGATGACCTCGGACCGGTACGGATCATTGGTGTGGATGTGACCGTCCCGCAGGAACATCACGGCGACATGAGCGAGGCGGCTGGGGCCTGGCTCGATGCGGCACTTGCTCAGGAGCCGACGCGCCCGACTCTGATCATGCTGCACCAGCCGCCGTTCCTCAGTGGCATTCCTTATATCGACACGTATGCCTGCCGGAACTCGGAGCGGCTGCGCGAAGTGGTGCAGCGCTATCCGGCGATCGAACGTGTGGTGTGCGGCCACATTCACCGCTCGATGCAATTACGTTTTGGCGGCACGGTCCTGTGCACTGCGCCCAGCACAACGACTGCCATCGGGTTGGCTTTGGATGCAGAGGCTGAAGAGGCGTCGTATGTGGAGCCGCCGGCGTTACTCCTGCATCACTGGAAGGTGGATACCGGTCTGATTACCCACTGGGTGCCCATCGGCACATTTCGCGGGCCACTGCCGTTTGCATGA
- a CDS encoding arginase family protein produces MQLITAPSNLGLSPPHPGHEPGTWRAPSALMAAGLLEAIGAHASQELPRPRYSPEAQPGTRLRNGHAMRAFNIALAKRVSEACRQGEFALVIGGDCSILLGALAGARQAGPVSLMHIDGHSDFRHPGNYDSQLSLGAVAGMDLALATGRGESLATQWPGVVGPLVADVDVVQLGERENRDADFAWPDINDTAINRIDVFEALRLGPAAVIQRIRETLDRTPEQGFWIHLDVDVLDQSVMPAVDCPGSPGIPAADLSRIMAPFVADPRCRGMTVTVFDPDLDPDGRYAAVIVDLLKQLPFPVQVSP; encoded by the coding sequence ATGCAGCTAATAACCGCACCCTCCAACCTTGGACTAAGCCCCCCACACCCCGGCCACGAACCCGGCACATGGCGAGCGCCCTCTGCTCTGATGGCCGCCGGCCTACTGGAGGCGATCGGCGCGCATGCCTCTCAGGAACTACCCCGCCCCCGCTATTCCCCCGAAGCCCAGCCAGGCACACGGCTACGCAACGGCCACGCCATGCGCGCGTTCAACATCGCTTTGGCGAAGCGAGTGAGCGAAGCCTGCAGACAGGGTGAGTTTGCCTTGGTCATCGGCGGGGATTGTTCGATCCTTTTGGGGGCGTTGGCGGGCGCTCGCCAAGCCGGCCCCGTTTCCCTTATGCATATCGATGGGCACAGCGACTTTCGCCATCCGGGCAACTATGACTCGCAGCTGAGCCTCGGCGCGGTAGCGGGCATGGACCTTGCGTTGGCCACTGGGCGTGGTGAGTCATTGGCGACACAGTGGCCGGGCGTCGTGGGACCTCTGGTTGCTGACGTGGATGTCGTTCAGCTGGGCGAACGGGAAAATCGCGACGCAGATTTTGCGTGGCCTGACATCAACGATACGGCGATCAACCGGATCGATGTCTTTGAAGCGCTAAGGTTGGGACCAGCTGCCGTCATTCAACGCATTCGCGAAACGCTGGACCGAACACCTGAGCAAGGGTTCTGGATACACCTGGATGTGGACGTTCTGGACCAGTCAGTGATGCCCGCCGTGGACTGCCCTGGCTCCCCGGGCATTCCAGCTGCGGACCTGTCGCGCATCATGGCTCCCTTCGTGGCTGACCCGCGGTGCAGGGGGATGACCGTCACGGTATTTGACCCTGACCTAGACCCTGACGGTCGCTACGCTGCGGTCATCGTGGATCTGTTGAAACAGTTGCCGTTCCCCGTTCAGGTGAGCCCGTGA
- a CDS encoding PQQ-dependent sugar dehydrogenase produces the protein MIRTLRTLLVAALATGAIASIVQTQLNLGELLRLGAPVTSSVRLWTTLEDLARFGPVMFGIAAAALLLAVMAGHWVLRFAPPSWRRFVFIAASTCGLAFVFWLMRSVIPMPALPGTRTAVGLGLMSLTGIVGGWLYARLTSSSKRSDSPDGGGRWREAAVVAVLLAAPAMLFFAMAPGAPDKPATVDRASYEVQTVATGLNRPWSVAFLPDGRVLVTEMGGRLLVIGTNGAASQIKLDGLPPIFQQGGTAGLMEVVLDPQFERNGWLYLTMGYGEAAANGTRLVRATLKSDRIEDVRVLFSSTLKPRTGNNGGRIAFLGDETLVLSLGDGSERREEAQNPANDLGTLVRLDREGRPAADNPFIGKAGAAPEIYSLGHRNVQGIAVDPTTGDLLITEHGARGGDEINRIVPGGNYGWPVVTAGIDYPFAKVTPFTQLPGYQNAVLEWTPSIAPSGLAIYDGPLFPHWRGDLLVPALKERAVRRVVRNGQQIVDQQLLLSELDERMRDVKVAPDGSIYVLTDGVDAKLLRVMPGARGG, from the coding sequence ATGATTCGCACCCTCAGGACGCTACTTGTCGCCGCGCTGGCAACCGGCGCCATCGCCAGTATCGTGCAGACCCAGCTCAATCTGGGCGAGCTGCTCCGCCTCGGGGCGCCGGTGACTTCATCGGTACGGCTCTGGACGACGCTCGAAGACCTCGCACGGTTTGGTCCGGTCATGTTCGGCATCGCTGCGGCAGCCTTATTGCTCGCGGTCATGGCAGGCCACTGGGTGCTGCGTTTCGCTCCGCCTTCCTGGCGCCGGTTCGTGTTCATCGCGGCCAGCACGTGTGGTCTGGCTTTCGTCTTCTGGCTGATGCGCTCGGTGATCCCCATGCCCGCACTGCCGGGCACCCGCACGGCTGTTGGCCTTGGCCTGATGTCGCTGACGGGGATCGTCGGCGGGTGGCTGTATGCGCGTCTGACCAGTTCCTCCAAACGGAGTGATTCGCCGGACGGAGGAGGGCGCTGGCGCGAGGCGGCTGTGGTGGCAGTTCTGCTGGCGGCACCGGCCATGCTTTTTTTCGCCATGGCCCCAGGCGCCCCCGACAAGCCGGCGACAGTGGATCGGGCCAGCTATGAAGTGCAAACCGTCGCGACGGGGCTGAACCGCCCGTGGTCGGTGGCGTTTCTTCCGGACGGCCGTGTGCTGGTCACTGAAATGGGTGGGCGACTCTTGGTCATTGGTACGAATGGCGCAGCTTCGCAGATCAAGCTCGACGGGCTCCCGCCCATCTTCCAGCAGGGCGGCACTGCTGGATTGATGGAAGTCGTGCTGGATCCACAGTTCGAGCGCAATGGTTGGCTGTACCTGACGATGGGCTACGGCGAAGCCGCTGCGAACGGCACGCGCCTGGTACGGGCCACGCTGAAGAGCGACAGGATAGAGGATGTCCGAGTCCTGTTCAGCTCCACGCTCAAACCTCGCACGGGCAACAACGGTGGGCGCATTGCGTTTCTCGGCGACGAGACCTTGGTGCTTTCTCTGGGAGACGGCAGCGAGCGACGTGAGGAAGCGCAGAACCCGGCGAATGATCTGGGTACCCTGGTCAGGCTTGATCGCGAGGGCAGGCCTGCGGCGGACAATCCTTTCATCGGCAAAGCCGGTGCGGCCCCCGAGATCTACAGTCTCGGCCACCGCAATGTCCAGGGCATCGCCGTGGATCCGACAACGGGCGACCTGCTCATCACCGAGCATGGCGCGCGCGGCGGTGACGAGATCAACCGGATCGTGCCGGGCGGCAACTACGGATGGCCTGTCGTGACCGCTGGCATCGACTACCCGTTCGCCAAGGTGACGCCGTTCACTCAGCTGCCGGGCTATCAAAATGCGGTTCTGGAGTGGACACCGTCGATTGCACCTTCAGGCTTGGCGATTTATGACGGCCCGTTGTTTCCCCACTGGCGCGGGGATTTGCTGGTCCCGGCACTCAAGGAGCGCGCCGTGCGCCGCGTCGTCCGCAATGGGCAGCAGATCGTGGATCAGCAGTTGTTGCTGAGCGAACTGGACGAGCGCATGCGAGACGTCAAGGTGGCTCCCGATGGGTCGATCTATGTGCTTACCGATGGGGTCGATGCGAAGCTGTTGAGGGTGATGCCGGGGGCTCGTGGGGGTTGA